The DNA region TTTAGCATACTTTTGCCATAGGCTAAACTAAAATCGCTCTCCTGTGTTCGTCTCAACTGATTGCGTAACGTATTGTCTTCAGGGTAGTTGCTACCGTTCCAATCTGCCCATTCAGGAGCAGGTATAAGAGGAGCGCTCATAGCTTGCGCCATAAGGGCGTTTACTATAGTTTCCGCAGTGGAACCAACAGCTTGATCTATAGTTTCCACGGAGGCACTAAACCCAAGTCTTCTGTACAGGTGAGCCGCCCTAGTTCTGTCTAAGGGAGTGGTATACAGAGCCAACGGCGCTGTATTACAGTTAACAAAATATTCCATAATTTTCGTAGGCTTTAAAGAACCGTTTCATGTGTTTGGGGCTAGTTCTTAACGTACAAAGATTTTGGATAGTATGTCTTTTCTGGTATTTTCGACATACTGTTCAATGATTTACGGTCACAATCCAATTTTTGATGTTGGTTTACGTGCTTTTTCGACGAATTACCTTTTTTATTAAGATTTAGATGAATTTCTATGGGAAAACATAACGAATTTGGCAAAGAAGGAGAGAAACTGGCTGCCGACTTTTTGCTTAAAAATGGATATGAAATCCACTGTAAAAACTACCGTTATCTAAAAGCGGAAGTTGATATCATAGCTGAAAAGGAAGACATACTGGCTATAATAGAAGTGCGTGCTAGAAGCAATGATCAAATTATACCGATTGCGGAAACTATAACTCCCAAAAAAATAAAGCTTTTGGTCAGTGCAGCAGATCAGTACATTACTGAAAATGACTTGGATATAGAGGTTCGTTTTGACGTAATAACTATCTTAAAAAATCGAAAAATATTTAAAATTGAACATTTAGAAAGTGCTTTTTATCATTTTTAAAGTAATATTAACTAGTTAACTGTAATGGTATGTGCCCATTTTTAAGGGGAAAGTGAGATATTCTGAAATTTTCGAAAAGAACATTATACACAATTTGTTTTATTTGTAACAATATGTTATTTTTGCTCAGCAATCAATACTTATGAACCCATGAAAACGATTTCGTCCGTAGTTGAACAGTACATTAAAAAGAAGCCTTTTTTGCAAAGTGCGCTTGCACAGGGTATTATTAATTTAACCTCACTTTCTAGGATCGTAAAACCTGAAATTGAGAACGAATTAGGAAAGGACATTCGCAATGGTGCAATCGTTATGGCTTTAAAGCGTCTTTCTGACGATTTAGAGTTTAGGGCCACTCATAAAATTATTAAAGTTCTAAAGAATATTGGTGAAATTACCGTGCGTTCATCGCTCACAGATTTTACTTTTTTGGTTTCGGAGTCTATTCTAGAGAATCAAACACAATTACTTGAAGAGGTAAATAAGAACAAAGATGTTTTTTATACGTCTTCGCGTGGGGTAAATGAACTAAATATTGTTGTTAGTAATAGTTTAGACGGTACGGTAGAAGAGCTTTTTAAAAATGAAAAGTGTACGCAAAAGGCAATGCATTTATCGTCTATAACGGTAAAACTTCCTGCTGAAAACGTATCGGTTCCAGGCATTTATTACTTTATTTTTCAGCGTTTGGCGTGGGAAGGAATTGTACTTTATGAGGTGATTTCAACCACCAACGAGTTTACCATCCTTGTGGATGATAAGCAAGTTGATGTTGCTTTTAAGACTATAAAAGACTTAAAAACTCTTTAAGAGGCTACTTTCTCAAAAGTTCTACAACTTCTTTATCGCTTTCTGGCTTGGCTATAATACGTTTATCCGAATCTAATAGGAAATACGTAGGCGTCTTCTGTATATCGTAGGTTTGGGCGTACTTACTTTCCCATCTGCCTAGGGCAATGGCATGTTCAAAATCCGGTAGTTTTGCGGATTCAGGTGTCCATGTAGTTGTATCGTCTTCCAAACCTATGGCAATGACCTTTACGTTATTGTGCTGTTTAAGTTCTTTATGAAGTTCGGGAAGCTCTTTTAAACAATGTGAGCAGGTACTGCTCCAAAAAACGAGCAGATATTTTTCTGCTCCATCAATAGTGCTTAATTTTTTTTGAACATTAGCCGTAGTCCATTCTAGTTCTGGTGCTTTGGCGCCAATTCGCAAGCGATGTTGAGCTGCCAATGTCTGAGCCTTATTTGGATCGCTGGAAGCGGGAATAAGAGGTTCTAGATAAGTGTCGTAAATAAAATCTGTAGTATCGTGCAACCCGCCGTTGGAACTCATTTTCCATATGTTATAAAATACATCAAATTTATAAGCATCGGCTACAGGGGCAAGTTGGGTGGATACTTCCTTAATATTGGCCTGAATTGCTTTTTCAGTTTCTCCAGCAGATAGGGGTTTTGCAGGAAGGGCCGTAAATACGTAGTTCTTGAGCTTGTCCGTTAAAAAGTCCGAGGCTTGTAAAACTTTGTTGTCCACTTTTAGATGGTCAAAATAATGCTCTTTTTTATGGACGATGTAATCTTCAACCGTTTCAAATTGTGAGGGGGTATAAGGTTTGTTGGCTTTAATAAAATGCTCTACCATTAGGTTTTTAGCCTGTTCTTCATAGGCTTCTTGGGTGGTTCTTAATTGCTCGGTACATTCTTGGAATTCCTTTTTATCGGATTTTCCCTCTACATAAAAATCTACTAGCTGCTCTACTAAGGAACCAATTGCTCGGAAGTAGGAGGTCATGATTTTATTTTCTTTGGAAGAAATGAACGAAACCCCCTGGTTTTCGTTAAAAGCTAATTCAATATTTTCTTTGCCGTTGTAAATGACATCAAAATAGAACTCATCTTGAGGTACCGCGTAAACTAAACGATACATGCCCGGACTGGCATTTTCCGGTATTTGCAATGTGAATTTTCCATCTTTAATTGTGGTGTTCGCCACAAAAGACTGTGAACCCGGCTTTAGTTTATAAGCCAATAAATACTTGTAATTGCTGGCAGGCGTAAAAGTACCGGAAATGCTATATTGTGCCTGTGCAAAAAATGCAAAAAGCAGGGTGAATAAGACTAGAATTTTTTTCATGATATAAATGCTCCAAAAATGATACCACAAAAGTATTAGTTTTGGGACGATACCCTAGTCTTTTATTGCATTTTCATTTGCTGAGCGAAAGGGTTCCGGAGCACAGCAATCTTGCGTACCACCTACTTCTACTGATGATGAGCCAAATACTTGAATGGTAGATTTAATAAAATCTTCTTCGTTAGCTTTATAGATATTGTCTACATATTTTTGTGGATTTCGGTCAATGTACGGAAACCATGTGCTATGTATTTGAATCATAATACGGTGGCCCTTTTTAAACGTATGTAGTATGTCTTGCAATCTGAAATTTACATCACTTGGTTCACCTGGAATAAACGGTTCGGGCTTTTCAAAGCTATTTCTATATCGGCCTCTAAAAACTTCTGCACGAACCAATTGTTGGTAGCCTCCCATGATAATATTATCCGGATTGTGCTCATAATTTTTGTGGTCGTTAGGGTAAACATCTATTAATTTCACGATAAAATCACCGTCTGTTCCGGTCATGGCTACTTTAAGTTTTGCCATAATTTCTCCAGCTAAAACCTTGTCGTCTTTCAGAGCATCGGTTTCAAAAGTTAATACGTCCGGGCGTCTAGAGGCATGTCTTTGATCGTCTGACATGTACCTTCGTGGGGTAAAGGTCAGCCCTTCCGTCTGAGAGGTATATGGAACTGGTTTCTGAGGGTCGCTCGTATATTCAAAGACCGCCTTTTTATCTATAGGCTTATTAATGCTCAATTTTCCGTTTTCACCAAAATAAAGGCTAATAGGTTCAATTTCTTTAGGAGGCCATACATCAAAAGTTTCCCATTTTTTTGCGCCTGTATCAAACATGTAAGCTTCGGGTAGGGTATCCGGTCCATCTTCTTTTAAATGGTGGGCGAAGAACTTACGCTCAATGTTTTTTAAGTAGAAAGATGAAATGCTATCTCCAAAATAAATATGGTTATGAACGGTTTTACCTTTTTCACGTGCCCATCCACCATGGTCCCAAGGCCCCATAACAATACTGTTCTTGGCTTTTGGACTTGTGGCTTCAACTGTTTTATAAATATTTAATGGGCCGTAGAGGTCTTCGGCATCAAACCATCCGCCCACGGTCATTACGGCATGGTCAATTCCCTTTAAATGAGGGAGAATATTTCTCTTTTGCCAAAACTCATCATAATTGGGGTGTTCAATAATTTGGTTCCAGAAAAAGTTATCGTGATGATAGTTTTTCGTAATGTTTTTTAACGGTCCCAGTTTTAGGAAAAAATCATAGGCGTCAGGAGCAGGGTTTCCGTACAAACGCATCAATTCATCCATATACCAAGGATCTCTAGTAAGGCTGTCTTTTTGGTAACCGAAAACGGCAAAGGCAGCACTGTAGCTTTCTAGATAGGCCCCTTGGTGATGAAAATCGTCAAAGAAAAAATCAGCAATTGGTGCTTGGGGAGATGATGCTTTTAGTGCAGGATGTGCATCTATCATACCGGCAGCGGTGTAGTGGCCAGGGTATGAAATGCCATACATACCTACACGACCATTGTTTCCTTTGATGTTCTTGATCATCCAATCTATGGTATCGTAGGTATCTGAACTTTCGTCTATATCTTTCTTGTTTCTGCGATTGTTACCCGGAATGTTCGGTCGCATATTATCAAATTCTCCATCAGACATGTACCTCCCGCGTACATCTTGAAAAGCCAAAATGTAACCATCCTCGATTAAATATTTAGATGGGTAACTGCTATAATTATAATTAGAGTATTTACTGGCATTGTAGCACGTACGGTTCAGTAAAACCGGGTAGTCTTTAGATTTGTCTTTTGGGGTGTAAATAGCTGTAAAAAGTTCCGCACCATCACGCATAGGAATTCGGTATTCCTTTAAATCGTAATGCTGTCTGAAATAAAGTGAATCAGCATTTTGAGCTTGGGAAGGCAAAACCACCATGGCTATTAGAAGGGCAAGGATAAACCTGATTTTCATAGTCGTGTTTTTCTGTGTGTTTAAAGATAACTATTTGTGCGGTTTTGAACTAGTCTCGCAATTTGGAAAAAAGCCATTCATTTTTAAGTTCATGTTGTTCAGGGAAGGCCCAATGACGGGTTTCTTGAAAAACATGAAGTTCTTTTTTAGCAGGGATAAGATTGTATGCGGCATAAGTAGAGACAGGCGGACATACATTGTCATTGTAACCCCAGCTGTACCAACCTTCTGCCTTTACAAAGCGTGAAAAATTAACCACATCAAAATATTTTGATACTTCTATTTTTTCTGGTTTATTGGTAAAGTCATCTAGAAAAATCTGTGGCCAACCACCGGCACGACCATGTAGAAAACCAGTTAGGTCGCTCAAAGCAGGGTAGAACGCTGCTAAATAATCAATGCGGTCATCCAGCCCGGCAGTTACAATGGATAGCGCACCACCTTGACTGCCGCCTGTAACGGCAATGTCCTCGCCATTAAAATTGGATACACTTTCTAAAAAATCTACTGCGCGAATGCAACCAAGATATACCCTACGATAATACGCTTGGTCTTTATCATCCAGGTTAATTGTATTGTAATTACTTAAGGCACCTGCCCTTAAATCATCATAAACTTGTTGGTCAAGATTAACAGGAATACCATGGATGCCAATAGTGAAGGTTACGAAACCTTGAGCCGCTTCATCTACCTCTCCGTAATAAGGTCTGATACCTGCACCGGGCACATGTAAAATAGCAGGATATTTCCCTTCTTTTTTAGGGGTACAGAGTATGCCGTAGATTTTTCCTTTTATATTATCCAACCGTACGTGGTACACATCTACCTTGTCCGTGGAACGTTCCGGCATTAATGTCATAACCGCATTCATGGGTATAGCTGCAAGTTCTTCTTTTCCTTTATTCCAGAAAGTTTCAAAGTCAGAAGGCAGCGTAGTTGTTGCCCTTATTTTTTCTGGAGAAAAACCAGCGGTAGCATATGAACTATATTCTTTACCGTCTACGGTAACTCTTGCCGTACACCGTAGGAATCCAGGTTCATTGAATTTATTCGATTTTACTTTTACAGTTCCGTTTTTTAAGGTCAGCTGGCCTTCATCCCAAACTTTAACCGAACGATAACCAGGGTCGGTTTCAACAGTATACTTAATACTAATGTTTTCCAAAGGAACGTTATTGCGCAAAACCGTGATAGAAAATTCCGCTCTTTCACCAACCTTATAGGTCCAGTCGGTATGGTCAGGAGTTACGATTACATTTACAAGTTCTTTGCTAGGTTGAGCACTTAGATTTAAGCATAGAAGAATGGTAGCCGCTAGGCCAAAGCAGATTTTCAGTTTCATTGTAATGTGTATTGTTTGGTCAACAAAAGGTTTCAGCTAAAAGACAGATAGCATTTTAGCTGAAACTAATATAGTTGATTAAAAAACATTTATGAAACCGGTTCAACAATTTCCGAAAACGGCGCCATTGCTTTTAATGCTTTTTCTACGGAAGTGATGCGTTCAAAAACTAATAAGAGTCGAAGTCCGTTTCTAGTTTGCTTTTCTTTGATTTTGCAATGCTGTGGATGACTCTGTACAAATTGTAAAACTCTCGTAAAAATAGCGCTTTGGTAAAATGTAGACTGCTGGTCCGAAATAAAGTAGCCGATCAGTTTACCTTTTTTCATCACTACTTTTTCTATACCAATGCTGTTCGCTATCCATTTAATGCGTACCGAATTAAGCAAATCATCTGCCTCAGCAGGAAGCTCGCCAAAACGGTCTATCAATTGAGACTCGTACTTTTGAAGGCTTTCTTCATCCGAGATATCGTTAAGGTCCGTATAAAGGGTAAGTCGTTCCGTAATATTATTGATGTAATCATCAGGGAAAAGCAACTGGAAGTCAGAATCTAATTGGGTTTCTTTTACAAAGACTTTCTCTTTGTGCCCTTCTACTTCTTCATACAGGTCTTTAAACTCGTTCTCCTTAAGTTCGTCAATAGCTTCGCCCAGTATTTTTTGATATGTCTCAAAACCAATTTCGTTGATAAAACCACTTTGTTCACCGCCCAATAAATCTCCCGCACCACGAATCTCTAGGTCTTTCATAGCAATATTAAAACCACTGCCCAACTCCGTAAACTGGGCCAATGCTTCAATACGTTTTCTAGCTTCTGTAGTCATGGATTCGTAAGGAGGCGTAATGAAATAGCAAAATGCTTTTTTATTGCTTCGCCCTACACGGCCTCTCATTTGGTGGAGGTCGGATAGGCCAAAATTGTTCGCATTGTTTATGAAAATAGTATTGGCGTTGGTTACGTCCAGCCCGCTTTCAATAATCGTGGTAGACACAAGAACATCAAACTCCCCGTTCATAAAGGAAAGCATGAGGGTTTCCAGTTTTTTACCATCCATTTGACCGTGACCTATGCCTACTTTGGCATCCGGAACAAGGCGTTGTATCATACCGGCAACTTCCTTAATATTCTCAATGCGGTTATGAATGAAGAAAACCTGACCGCCACGTTGTATTTCGTAGCTAATAGCATCACGAATTGTTTCTTCTCCAAAACGTATGACCCTACTTTCGATGGGGTAGCGATTTGGTGGTGGGGTTTTTATTACTGACAGGTCGCGCGCGGCCATTAGGCTAAACTGCAAAGTTCTTGGTATAGGCGTGGCCGTTAAGGTGAGTACATCTACATTCTCTTTAATGGATTTCAGCTTATCCTTCACGGAAACACCAAACTTCTGTTCCTCATCGACAATGAGAAGTCCTAAGTCTTTAAACTTTACATTTTTGTTTACCAGTTGGTGCGTGCCTATTATGATATCTACTTTA from Zobellia alginiliquefaciens includes:
- a CDS encoding YraN family protein; the protein is MGKHNEFGKEGEKLAADFLLKNGYEIHCKNYRYLKAEVDIIAEKEDILAIIEVRARSNDQIIPIAETITPKKIKLLVSAADQYITENDLDIEVRFDVITILKNRKIFKIEHLESAFYHF
- a CDS encoding aspartate kinase, giving the protein MKTISSVVEQYIKKKPFLQSALAQGIINLTSLSRIVKPEIENELGKDIRNGAIVMALKRLSDDLEFRATHKIIKVLKNIGEITVRSSLTDFTFLVSESILENQTQLLEEVNKNKDVFYTSSRGVNELNIVVSNSLDGTVEELFKNEKCTQKAMHLSSITVKLPAENVSVPGIYYFIFQRLAWEGIVLYEVISTTNEFTILVDDKQVDVAFKTIKDLKTL
- a CDS encoding TlpA disulfide reductase family protein, giving the protein MKKILVLFTLLFAFFAQAQYSISGTFTPASNYKYLLAYKLKPGSQSFVANTTIKDGKFTLQIPENASPGMYRLVYAVPQDEFYFDVIYNGKENIELAFNENQGVSFISSKENKIMTSYFRAIGSLVEQLVDFYVEGKSDKKEFQECTEQLRTTQEAYEEQAKNLMVEHFIKANKPYTPSQFETVEDYIVHKKEHYFDHLKVDNKVLQASDFLTDKLKNYVFTALPAKPLSAGETEKAIQANIKEVSTQLAPVADAYKFDVFYNIWKMSSNGGLHDTTDFIYDTYLEPLIPASSDPNKAQTLAAQHRLRIGAKAPELEWTTANVQKKLSTIDGAEKYLLVFWSSTCSHCLKELPELHKELKQHNNVKVIAIGLEDDTTTWTPESAKLPDFEHAIALGRWESKYAQTYDIQKTPTYFLLDSDKRIIAKPESDKEVVELLRK
- a CDS encoding CocE/NonD family hydrolase; translation: MKIRFILALLIAMVVLPSQAQNADSLYFRQHYDLKEYRIPMRDGAELFTAIYTPKDKSKDYPVLLNRTCYNASKYSNYNYSSYPSKYLIEDGYILAFQDVRGRYMSDGEFDNMRPNIPGNNRRNKKDIDESSDTYDTIDWMIKNIKGNNGRVGMYGISYPGHYTAAGMIDAHPALKASSPQAPIADFFFDDFHHQGAYLESYSAAFAVFGYQKDSLTRDPWYMDELMRLYGNPAPDAYDFFLKLGPLKNITKNYHHDNFFWNQIIEHPNYDEFWQKRNILPHLKGIDHAVMTVGGWFDAEDLYGPLNIYKTVEATSPKAKNSIVMGPWDHGGWAREKGKTVHNHIYFGDSISSFYLKNIERKFFAHHLKEDGPDTLPEAYMFDTGAKKWETFDVWPPKEIEPISLYFGENGKLSINKPIDKKAVFEYTSDPQKPVPYTSQTEGLTFTPRRYMSDDQRHASRRPDVLTFETDALKDDKVLAGEIMAKLKVAMTGTDGDFIVKLIDVYPNDHKNYEHNPDNIIMGGYQQLVRAEVFRGRYRNSFEKPEPFIPGEPSDVNFRLQDILHTFKKGHRIMIQIHSTWFPYIDRNPQKYVDNIYKANEEDFIKSTIQVFGSSSVEVGGTQDCCAPEPFRSANENAIKD
- a CDS encoding acetylxylan esterase, with translation MKLKICFGLAATILLCLNLSAQPSKELVNVIVTPDHTDWTYKVGERAEFSITVLRNNVPLENISIKYTVETDPGYRSVKVWDEGQLTLKNGTVKVKSNKFNEPGFLRCTARVTVDGKEYSSYATAGFSPEKIRATTTLPSDFETFWNKGKEELAAIPMNAVMTLMPERSTDKVDVYHVRLDNIKGKIYGILCTPKKEGKYPAILHVPGAGIRPYYGEVDEAAQGFVTFTIGIHGIPVNLDQQVYDDLRAGALSNYNTINLDDKDQAYYRRVYLGCIRAVDFLESVSNFNGEDIAVTGGSQGGALSIVTAGLDDRIDYLAAFYPALSDLTGFLHGRAGGWPQIFLDDFTNKPEKIEVSKYFDVVNFSRFVKAEGWYSWGYNDNVCPPVSTYAAYNLIPAKKELHVFQETRHWAFPEQHELKNEWLFSKLRD